A genomic window from Xyrauchen texanus isolate HMW12.3.18 chromosome 31, RBS_HiC_50CHRs, whole genome shotgun sequence includes:
- the LOC127624542 gene encoding outer dense fiber protein 2-like: protein MFRSPAEGELDHLKEQLQCAEAEKEALKKATRAQKQRAQRSEETVGQLRTQLMEIETQLADAVSATENWSSSSHAKEMKDKGQLEMEIILLNSGITDLTEQLHGHEKKASSERDGLLDWLNELTTESTTVHLENQRT from the exons ATGTTCAGATCA CCAGCAGAAGGGGAGCTGGATCACCTAAAGGAGCAGTTGCAGTGTGCGGAGGCTGAAAAGGAGGCCCTGAAGAAAGCCACACGGGCACAAAAACAGCGGGCACAGCGCAGTGAAGAGACCGTGGGACAGCTCCGCACACAGCTCATGGAGATA GAAACTCAGTTGGCAGATGCTGTGTCAGCCACAGAGAACTGGAGCAGCAGCAGCCATGCAAAAGAGATGAAGGACAAGGGACAGCTAGAGATGGAGATCATATTGCTGAACAG tgGTATTACAGACCTGACGGAACAGTTGCATGGGCACGAGAAAAAGGCCAGTTCTGAAAGAGATGGACTTTTAGATTGGCTGAATGAGCTCACTACAGAGAGCACAACTGTTCACCTAGAGAACCAAAGAACTTAA